A window of the Phaseolus vulgaris cultivar G19833 chromosome 5, P. vulgaris v2.0, whole genome shotgun sequence genome harbors these coding sequences:
- the LOC137835832 gene encoding protein IQ-DOMAIN 6-like isoform X1, with protein sequence MGASGKWFKSLIPFRKTSTSTTDQEKGGENKSKKKWKLWRASSEGSNVKKVGDAAVPDSSFTYAVAVMVPKDFKLIKQEWAAIRIQAVFRAFLARRALRALRAVVRLQAIFRGRLVRKQAAVTLRCMQALLRVQAHVRARNVRNSPEGKAVQKLLDEYRNLADPSKEIEQGWCDIPGTMDEVKAKLRMRQEGAVKRDRAMAYSLSTQQSRLVASPNPKATTKALTPLKHHNLNNKSLGCSLLERWMETKPWESPIYKKSEDLVPVFQSRKNGVTSRISALKPPITSQSTPSSSAISSECMCDDVSTSYTAGSPSFPSTNTVLMEATEERDVHQPSYMNLTESTRAKLKTCRSSSHNSKSLVMEECVSHSTTSGLINGDSRSSSNSDPSVNLWKDSCATPLRASYQKRQIGV encoded by the exons ATGGGTGCTTCGGGAAAGTGGTTCAAGTCACTCATTCCTTTTCGGAAGACCTCAACTTCAACAACTGATCAA GAGAAGGGTGGTGAAAACAAGAGCAAGAAGAAATGGAAGCTATGGAGAGCTTCTTCAGAAGGGTCCAACGTGAAGAAAGTTGGTGATGCTGCTGTACCTGATTCTTCCTTTACTTATGCGGTGGCTGTGATGGTTCCCAAAGATTTCAAGCTCATCAAGCAGGAATGGGCTGCCATCCGCATTCAGGCTGTGTTTCGAGCCTTCTTG GCTAGACGAGCTTTGAGGGCCCTGAGGGCAGTGGTAAGGCTGCAAGCTATTTTTCGAGGCAGGCTAGTCAGAAAGCAAGCAGCTGTCACTCTGAGGTGTATGCAGGCTCTTCTTAGAGTTCAGGCGCATGTGAGGGCAAGGAATGTGAGGAATTCTCCAGAAGGGAAAGCAGTGCAGAAATTACTTGATGAATATCGCAACCTAGCTGATCCTTCCAAGGAAATTGAG CAAGGATGGTGTGATATTCCTGGAACCATGGATGAAGTTAAAGCAAAGCTACGAATGAGGCAAGAAGGAGCTGTGAAGAGGGATAGAGCAATGGCATACTCTCTCTCCACACAG CAGTCAAGACTGGTCGCCAGTCCAAATCCTAAAGCCACCACAAAGGCGTTGACTCCTCTCAAGCATCACAATCTAAACAATAAGAGCTTAGGATGTAGCTTGTTAGAACGCTGGATGGAGACCAAGCCTTGGGAGAGTCCAATCTACAAGAAGAGTGAAGACCTTGTTCCTGTTTTTCAATCAAGAAAGAATGGTGTGACATCCAGGATTTCAGCACTTAAACCTCCAATAACCAGCCAATCCACTCCATCATCTTCGGCCATAAGCTCTGAATGCATGTGTGATGATGTGTCAACTTCTTATACAGCTGGATCTCCATCTTTTCCATCCACCAATACTGTTTTAATGGAAGCAACAGAGGAAAGAGATGTTCATCAACCAAGCTACATGAATTTGACAGAATCAACCAGGGCTAAACTGAAAACTTGCAGGAGTTCTTCACATAATTCAAAGAGTCTTGTAATGGAGGAGTGTGTGTCTCACAGCACAACCTCAGGTTTGATAAATGGAGATTCTAGAAGCAGTTCTAATTCTGACCCTTCAGTTAACTTATGGAAGGATTCTTGTGCAACCCCTCTGAGGGCAAGTTACCAAAAACGACAAATTGGGGTATGA
- the LOC137835840 gene encoding EPIDERMAL PATTERNING FACTOR-like protein 6, with protein sequence MKVACCFLLALQIMSWEFAVVARRSFLPTDTMSHPGPEEAPGPMSSPWNTVESEKGLMEKEVMSDAMEKTYNRGVRKIGSIPPSCEHKCYGCTPCEAIQVPSTSSRSSHLGVQYANYEPESWKCKCGPSIYGP encoded by the exons atgaaagTAGCATGTTGTTTTCTGCTAGCTCTACAAATAATGAGTTGGGAATTTGCAGTTGTGGCAAGAAGATCTTTTCTTCCTACTGATACCATGTCCCATCCAG GCCCTGAAGAGGCACCAGGACCAATGTCTTCACCGTGGAATACTGTAGAGTCAGAAAAG GGTTTAATGGAGAAGGAAGTTATGTCAGATGCTATGGAAAAAACATACAACAGAGGAGTGAGGAAAATAGGGTCAATTCCACCAAGTTGTGAGCACAAGTGTTATGGTTGCACGCCATGTGAAGCTATTCAAGTGCCCAGCACCAGCAGCAGAAGTAGTCATTTGGGTGTGCAGTATGCAAATTATGAGCCAGAGAGTTGGAAATGCAAGTGTGGTCCTTCCATCTACGGCCCCTAA
- the LOC137835830 gene encoding uncharacterized protein, which yields MMPPGLVSNLQEVLHSRKGDSNSNANAEQEQTTETLEPVEFDESKPIVLVTNTDGVDSPGLTHLVQALVQQGLYNVHVCVPQSDKSASAHSVTLRETVEAASSKISGATAFEISGTPVDCVSLALSGALFSWSKPMLVVSGINRGSNCGHHMFYSGVVAGAREALLCGVPALSISLNWKKDESQENDFKDAVSVCLPLVNAAIKDVEQGTFPKSCFLNIEIPTSPLSNKGFKLTKQSMWRSTLNWLAVSTSRYPPGHFMANQGGLGLQFAQLGRDASAAGAARRMATQKKNLEVVESTGAAGKSDPNRVKKYFRLEFLDNKQEEEDEDLDYRALENGYVAVTPLSLSPHIESDIQVAASDWVSTVLPDGQ from the exons ATGATGCCCCCGGGACTTGTCTCCAATCTGCAAGAAGTGCTTCACAGCCGCAAAGGCGATTCCAATTCGAACGCCAATGCGGAGCAGGAGCAGACCACCGAGACCTTGGAGCCTGTTGAATTCGACGAGTCCAAGCCTATTGTGTTGGTCACCAACACCGATGGCGTCGATTCGCCTGGTCTCACGCACCTCGTTCAAGCTCTCGTTCAGCAAGGCCTCTACAATGTCCACGTCTGCGTTCCTCAATC GGACAAATCGGCTTCGGCGCATTCCGTAACCCTCCGAGAAACCGTTGAAGCCGCTTCTTCCAAAATCAGTGGCGCCACCGCCTTTGAGATTTCTG GAACTCCCGTGGATTGTGTTTCGTTGGCGTTATCTGGAGCCTTGTTTTCGTGGTCAAAGCCTATGCTG GTTGTCAGTGGGATTAACCGGGGATCAAACTGTGGCCATCACAT GTTCTACTCAGGGGTTGTTGCTGGAGCTAGGGAGGCGTTGTTGTGTGGTGTACCGGCGTTATCGATATCGTTAAATTG GAAGAAGGATGAAAGCCAAGAAAACGACTTCAAGGATGCTGTATCAGTCTGTTTACCATTAGTAAATGCGGCTATTAAGGATGTTGAGCAGGGAACTTTTCCCAAAAGCTGTTTTTTGAATATAGAAATTCCAACATCTCCTCTGAGTAACAAG GGCTTCAAATTGACCAAGCAAAGTATGTGGAGATCCACTCTGAACTGGCTAGCGGTTTCCACCAGCCGCTACCCACCCGGTCATTTCATGGCCAATCAAGGTGGCCTTGGTCTTCAGTTTGCACAGCTTGGTCGAGATGCTTCTGCAGCT GGTGCAGCTCGTCGAATGGCTACACAAAAAAAGAATTTGGAGGTTGTTGAATCAACTGGAGCTGCAGGAAAATCTGATCCCAACAGGGTGAAGAAGTACTTCAGACTAGAG TTTTTGGACAATAAgcaggaagaagaggacgaagaTCTTGATTACAGAGCACTTGAAAATGGATAT GTTGCAGTGACTCCGCTGTCTCTTTCTCCTCATATTGAATCTGATATTCAAGTGGCAGCTTCTGATTGGGTTTCTACTGTGCTTCCTGATGGACAATAA
- the LOC137835833 gene encoding IQ domain-containing protein IQM1-like has protein sequence MGIFAVNKEGEVTVSFKNDINLNDFYKPDQIADARAEQSTSLKRRKVGNLKLQTAFSFDYMLSQNCRSQEDSFNKQKPAQMFSPTSSAQLELAAIKLQKVYKSYRIRRNLADCAVVCEELWWKDSVITANRCSISHFDSDKSETTISKWARARMMAAEVGKGLSKDDKAQKLALRHWLEAIDPRHRYGHNLHIYYEVWFRSQSCQPFFYWLDVGDGKEENLEACPRWHLQHQCIKYLGPKEREAYEVIVEGGRLVYRESKDLVHTTEESKWIFVLSSSRILYVGQKKKGQFQHSSFLAGGATIASGRLVAQHGVLHAIWPYSGHYRPTEKNFMEFISFLEEHKVDMTNVKKDSTDEDVPPSQPANDEELPFEGNVDGSDSANANNNGKSNVEGSVLENKPMSSKWTTGVGPRIGCVREYPTKFQVQALEQLNLSPRVNQGTFAGKAPIPSPRPRTKHLSPKLVNMGHPSPMLHRH, from the exons ATGGGAATATTTGCGGTAAACAAGGAAGGAGAAGTCACAGTGAGCTTCAAGAACGacataaatttaaatgatttctaTAAGCCTGATCAGATAGCTGATGCCAGGGCTGAACAATCTACAAGTTTGAAGAGAAGGAAGGTTGGAAATCTGAAGCTCCAAACAGCATTCTCGTTCGACTATATGCTTTCACAGAACTGTCGTTCACAAGAGGATTCATTCAACAAACAAAAACCAGCACAAATGTTTTCTCCAACATCTTCTGCCCAGCTTGAATTAGCAGCAATTAAGCTTCAGAAAGTCTACAAGAGTTACAGGATCAGAAGAAATCTGGCTGATTGTGCAGTAGTTTGCGAGGAGCTGTG GTGGAAGGACTCAGTGATTACTGCTAACAGGTGCTCTATATCCCATTTTGACTCTGATAAATCAGAAACAACTATTTCAAAATGGGCAAGAGCTAGAATGATGGCTGCTgag GTGGGAAAAGGTTTGTCCAAAGATGACAAGGCACAGAAACTTGCACTAAGACACTGGCTTGAAGCT attgatCCCCGTCATCGTTATGGTCACAATCTTCATATCTACTATGAAGTCTGGTTTCGTAGCCAGAGCTGTCAGCCTTTCTTCTACTG GTTGGATGTTGGAGATGGCAAAGAAGAGAATCTAGAAGCATGTCCTAGATGGCATTTGCAGCACCAGTGCATAAAATACCTTGGACCA AAAGAAAGGGAAGCATATGAAGTGATTGTAGAGGGAGGGAGGCTTGTTTATAGAGAGAGCAAGGACCTTGTACACACTACCGAGGAATCCAAGTGGATTTTTGTCCTTAGCTCATCAAGAATTTTGTACGTTGGGCAGAAGAAGAAAGGCCAATTTCAGCACTCCAGTTTTCTTGCTGGTGGTGCAACCATTGCATCTGGAAGATTGGTTGCTCAACATGGAGTTCTTCAC GCTATATGGCCCTACAGTGGTCATTACCGTCCAACAGAGAAGAATTTTATGGAATTCATTAGCTTCTTGGAGGAACACAAAGTGGATATGACAAATGTAAAG AAAGATTCAACGGATGAAGATGTCCCACCTTCTCAACCTGCCAATGATGAGGAGCTGCCCTTTGAAGGCAATGTGGATGGTAGTGACTCTGCCAATGCCAATAATAATGGTAAAAGCAATGTGGAAGGTTCAGTACTTGAGAACAAGCCAATGTCAAGCAAATGGACTACTGGAGTAGGTCCTAGGATTGGTTGTGTGAGAGAATATCCAACAAAATTCCAAGTTCAAGCACTTGAACAGCTCAATCTTTCACCTAGAGTCAACCAGGGAACTTTTGCAGGCAAAGCACCTATTCCTTCTCCAAGACCAAGAACTAAACATCTGTCACCTAAGCTTGTGAACATGGGACATCCTAGTCCAATGCTACATAGACATTGA
- the LOC137835832 gene encoding protein IQ-DOMAIN 6-like isoform X2 — MGASGKWFKSLIPFRKTSTSTTDQEKGGENKSKKKWKLWRASSEGSNVKKVGDAAVPDSSFTYAVAVMVPKDFKLIKQEWAAIRIQAVFRAFLARRALRALRAVVRLQAIFRGRLVRKQAAVTLRCMQALLRVQAHVRARNVRNSPEGKAVQKLLDEYRNLADPSKEIEQGWCDIPGTMDEVKAKLRMRQEGAVKRDRAMAYSLSTQSRLVASPNPKATTKALTPLKHHNLNNKSLGCSLLERWMETKPWESPIYKKSEDLVPVFQSRKNGVTSRISALKPPITSQSTPSSSAISSECMCDDVSTSYTAGSPSFPSTNTVLMEATEERDVHQPSYMNLTESTRAKLKTCRSSSHNSKSLVMEECVSHSTTSGLINGDSRSSSNSDPSVNLWKDSCATPLRASYQKRQIGV, encoded by the exons ATGGGTGCTTCGGGAAAGTGGTTCAAGTCACTCATTCCTTTTCGGAAGACCTCAACTTCAACAACTGATCAA GAGAAGGGTGGTGAAAACAAGAGCAAGAAGAAATGGAAGCTATGGAGAGCTTCTTCAGAAGGGTCCAACGTGAAGAAAGTTGGTGATGCTGCTGTACCTGATTCTTCCTTTACTTATGCGGTGGCTGTGATGGTTCCCAAAGATTTCAAGCTCATCAAGCAGGAATGGGCTGCCATCCGCATTCAGGCTGTGTTTCGAGCCTTCTTG GCTAGACGAGCTTTGAGGGCCCTGAGGGCAGTGGTAAGGCTGCAAGCTATTTTTCGAGGCAGGCTAGTCAGAAAGCAAGCAGCTGTCACTCTGAGGTGTATGCAGGCTCTTCTTAGAGTTCAGGCGCATGTGAGGGCAAGGAATGTGAGGAATTCTCCAGAAGGGAAAGCAGTGCAGAAATTACTTGATGAATATCGCAACCTAGCTGATCCTTCCAAGGAAATTGAG CAAGGATGGTGTGATATTCCTGGAACCATGGATGAAGTTAAAGCAAAGCTACGAATGAGGCAAGAAGGAGCTGTGAAGAGGGATAGAGCAATGGCATACTCTCTCTCCACACAG TCAAGACTGGTCGCCAGTCCAAATCCTAAAGCCACCACAAAGGCGTTGACTCCTCTCAAGCATCACAATCTAAACAATAAGAGCTTAGGATGTAGCTTGTTAGAACGCTGGATGGAGACCAAGCCTTGGGAGAGTCCAATCTACAAGAAGAGTGAAGACCTTGTTCCTGTTTTTCAATCAAGAAAGAATGGTGTGACATCCAGGATTTCAGCACTTAAACCTCCAATAACCAGCCAATCCACTCCATCATCTTCGGCCATAAGCTCTGAATGCATGTGTGATGATGTGTCAACTTCTTATACAGCTGGATCTCCATCTTTTCCATCCACCAATACTGTTTTAATGGAAGCAACAGAGGAAAGAGATGTTCATCAACCAAGCTACATGAATTTGACAGAATCAACCAGGGCTAAACTGAAAACTTGCAGGAGTTCTTCACATAATTCAAAGAGTCTTGTAATGGAGGAGTGTGTGTCTCACAGCACAACCTCAGGTTTGATAAATGGAGATTCTAGAAGCAGTTCTAATTCTGACCCTTCAGTTAACTTATGGAAGGATTCTTGTGCAACCCCTCTGAGGGCAAGTTACCAAAAACGACAAATTGGGGTATGA